A part of Microbacterium atlanticum genomic DNA contains:
- a CDS encoding ABC transporter substrate-binding protein, translating to MPAASVIVRRACAAAAALAIAGSTLVACAGAASGPAEVRFHLSKPEAIPYFRDLIKEYNASQDEVEVVFDTSSNLQAGFLRGNPPDLGLLNYNMEMARFMERGALSDLSDMPEADRILPEVQDLVDQYATYPGRTSVLPYSVMAASVIYNKRIFEEQGLEVPTTWDELIAVCDALQAAGITPFYATFKDPWTVGQGWFDYTVGGEIDVAEFYEQMNELGTEVGPNSPVSFQKTMLDPVERMVQLTENYVNEDAASRGYGDGNLAFAKEEAAMYLQGPWAFGEIDKTNPDLDLGTFPLPMTDDPADNRVRVNIDLAAWIPEASDQKEGARDFLSYLFQKEVMDEYNAAFLGYGTTTDSAPVTDERILGMKEYYDAAQFYQGASKAIPLTIPTDNYMQGIVTGADPERTLARLDADWARLALRQ from the coding sequence GTGCCTGCAGCATCCGTCATCGTCCGCCGCGCCTGCGCAGCGGCCGCCGCCCTCGCGATCGCCGGCTCCACGCTCGTCGCGTGCGCCGGCGCAGCATCGGGTCCCGCCGAGGTGAGGTTCCACCTCAGCAAGCCCGAGGCCATCCCGTACTTCCGGGACCTCATCAAGGAGTACAACGCCAGCCAGGACGAGGTCGAAGTCGTCTTCGACACCTCCTCGAACCTGCAAGCGGGGTTTCTCCGCGGAAACCCGCCCGACCTCGGGCTGCTCAACTACAACATGGAGATGGCGCGCTTCATGGAGCGCGGCGCCCTCAGCGACCTCAGCGACATGCCGGAGGCCGACCGCATCCTGCCCGAGGTGCAGGATCTCGTCGACCAGTACGCCACCTACCCCGGCCGCACCAGCGTGCTGCCGTACTCGGTGATGGCGGCGTCCGTCATCTACAACAAGCGCATCTTCGAGGAGCAGGGGCTCGAAGTGCCCACCACGTGGGATGAGCTCATCGCCGTCTGCGACGCCCTCCAGGCCGCCGGGATCACGCCGTTCTACGCCACCTTCAAGGATCCGTGGACCGTCGGGCAGGGGTGGTTCGACTACACGGTGGGCGGCGAGATCGACGTGGCCGAGTTCTACGAGCAGATGAACGAGCTCGGCACGGAGGTCGGTCCCAACTCTCCCGTGTCGTTCCAGAAGACGATGCTGGACCCGGTCGAGCGGATGGTGCAGCTCACCGAGAACTACGTCAACGAGGATGCCGCCAGCCGCGGCTACGGCGACGGCAACCTCGCCTTCGCCAAGGAGGAGGCGGCGATGTACCTGCAGGGGCCGTGGGCCTTCGGCGAGATCGACAAGACCAACCCCGACCTCGACCTCGGCACCTTCCCGCTGCCGATGACCGACGACCCCGCCGACAACAGGGTGCGCGTGAACATCGACCTCGCCGCGTGGATCCCCGAGGCGTCCGACCAGAAGGAGGGGGCGCGGGACTTCCTGAGCTACCTCTTCCAGAAGGAGGTCATGGACGAGTACAACGCGGCCTTCCTCGGCTACGGCACCACGACCGACTCCGCCCCCGTCACCGACGAGCGCATCCTCGGGATGAAGGAGTATTACGACGCCGCGCAGTTCTACCAAGGCGCCTCGAAGGCGATCCCGCTGACCATCCCCACCGACAACTACATGCAGGGCATCGTGACCGGCGCCGACCCCGAGCGCACGCTCGCGAGGCTCGACGCCGACTGGGCCCGCCTGGCGCTGCGCCAATAG
- a CDS encoding carbohydrate ABC transporter permease — MATTTAAVTAPKTDRRSGAATMPRTRRKVDGVYYLFLLPALILFTLAITIPAVIGIFFSFTNSIGFGDWEFVGIINYIAVFTDPAILQSYLFTFGFAAVTVVVVNVLAFLLAVGLVSRVRLKTGLRTIFVIPMVISGIIIAYVFNFLFSNSVPTLGQLWGIGWLSESILANPDLAWIAIVIVTAWQAIPGTLLIYIAGLLSIPGDVYEAADIDGAGKFQQLTRITLPLVAGYVVINLIIGFKDFLNAYDIIVGLTNGGPGTATRSIAMTIFTGFSGGDYAYQMANATIFFLIALSLALLQLRLTRGRNVF, encoded by the coding sequence ATGGCAACCACCACGGCCGCCGTCACGGCGCCGAAGACGGACCGGCGCTCCGGCGCGGCGACGATGCCGCGCACGCGCCGCAAGGTGGACGGGGTCTACTACCTCTTCCTCCTGCCCGCGCTGATCCTGTTCACGCTGGCGATCACGATCCCCGCGGTCATCGGCATCTTCTTCAGCTTCACCAACTCGATCGGATTCGGGGACTGGGAGTTCGTCGGCATCATCAACTACATCGCCGTCTTCACCGACCCGGCGATCCTGCAGAGCTACCTGTTCACGTTCGGCTTCGCCGCCGTGACCGTCGTCGTCGTCAACGTCCTCGCCTTCCTCCTCGCGGTCGGGCTGGTGTCGCGGGTGCGGCTGAAGACGGGGCTGCGGACCATCTTCGTGATCCCGATGGTGATCTCGGGCATCATCATCGCCTACGTCTTCAACTTCCTGTTCTCCAACTCCGTGCCCACGCTCGGCCAGCTGTGGGGCATCGGGTGGCTGAGCGAGAGCATCCTCGCCAACCCCGACCTGGCCTGGATCGCGATCGTCATCGTCACCGCGTGGCAGGCGATCCCCGGCACGCTCCTCATCTACATCGCCGGGCTCCTGTCGATCCCCGGCGACGTGTACGAGGCGGCCGACATCGACGGCGCCGGCAAGTTCCAGCAGCTGACGCGCATCACGCTGCCGCTCGTCGCCGGCTACGTCGTGATCAACCTGATCATCGGCTTCAAGGACTTCCTCAACGCCTACGACATCATCGTCGGCCTCACCAACGGCGGCCCGGGCACCGCGACGCGCAGCATCGCGATGACGATCTTCACCGGCTTCTCGGGCGGCGACTACGCCTATCAGATGGCCAACGCGACGATCTTCTTCCTCATCGCGCTCAGCCTGGCCCTCCTCCAACTCCGTCTCACTCGCGGAAGGAACGTGTTCTGA
- a CDS encoding carbohydrate ABC transporter permease, whose protein sequence is MERVNWPGTIVLALCAITVLVPLYVTVMMAFKTQSQAVDGNAFTWPSPWSIEGFVTAWELTNFPRAFLISLLITVFTVGGTIILAALASFAISRNWDHKLFRYSFYYLLAAMFLPFPVVALPQIQLTGLTGLDNPAGVILLKIMFQLSFSILLFTAFLRSIPAELEESARIDGASTNQTFWRLIFPLLAPMSATVGIFAFLASWNDFMMPSLIISDPALQTLPVVQNIFQTQFSNNYNVSFASYLMAMAPAIIVYLFTQRWVVEGVTQGAVKG, encoded by the coding sequence ATGGAGCGCGTCAACTGGCCGGGGACCATCGTGCTCGCCCTCTGCGCCATCACGGTGCTCGTCCCGCTGTACGTGACGGTGATGATGGCGTTCAAGACGCAGTCGCAGGCCGTCGACGGCAACGCCTTCACGTGGCCGTCGCCGTGGAGCATCGAGGGATTCGTCACGGCGTGGGAGCTGACGAACTTCCCGCGCGCGTTCCTCATCTCGCTGCTGATCACCGTCTTCACGGTGGGCGGCACGATCATCCTTGCGGCGCTCGCCTCGTTCGCGATCTCGCGCAACTGGGACCACAAGCTGTTCCGGTACTCGTTCTACTACCTGCTCGCGGCGATGTTCCTGCCGTTCCCGGTGGTGGCGCTCCCGCAGATCCAGCTGACGGGCCTCACCGGTCTCGACAACCCCGCCGGCGTGATCCTCCTGAAGATCATGTTCCAGCTGAGCTTCAGCATCCTGCTCTTCACGGCGTTCCTGCGCTCGATCCCCGCCGAGCTGGAGGAGAGCGCGCGCATCGACGGCGCCAGCACCAACCAGACGTTCTGGCGGCTGATCTTCCCGCTGCTCGCCCCCATGAGCGCCACCGTCGGCATCTTCGCCTTCCTGGCCTCGTGGAACGACTTCATGATGCCGTCGCTCATCATCTCCGACCCGGCGCTGCAGACGCTGCCGGTGGTGCAGAACATCTTCCAGACGCAGTTCAGCAACAACTACAACGTCTCGTTCGCCTCGTACCTGATGGCGATGGCGCCGGCCATCATCGTCTACCTCTTCACCCAGCGATGGGTCGTGGAGGGCGTCACCCAGGGTGCCGTGAAGGGCTGA
- a CDS encoding glycoside hydrolase family 13 protein: MHSAPLTNKLNDLELPAWWRQAVVYQVYPRSFADANGDGIGDIKGVTSRVPYLKELGVDAVWLSPFYPSALADGGYDVADYRDVDPRLGTLDDFDEMLAALHAAGIKVVVDIVPNHTSDQHAWFQEALAAGRGSAARARYIFRDGTGPDGSEPPADWVSVFGGSAWERVADGQWYFHNFAKEQPDLDWSNPEVRADFVTTLRFWSDRGVDGFRIDVAHMLTKDFVDPLPSQAELDAMPRDGNHPMIDRDDVHEVYAEWREVFDSYDPPRTAVAEAWVEPSRIPLYARAESLGQAFNFDLLEADFDAGQFRRIVGDNLALAEKSGSSTTWVLSNHDVVRHATRYGLPDAERDEKGRPTRKHGNEWLLSGGTTPALDKERGLRRARAASLFVLGLPGSAYVYQGEELGLHEVASIPDSARQDPTFFRSPGEDIGRDGCRVPLPWSAAGSSFGFGDGGAHLPQPDWFGELAVSVQDGDPTSTLALYRQALALRRLVQTDESLEWIDTGRDDVLAFRRPNGWTVVTNFGEAPYALDGRGARSLSSQHFEGDQLPGETTVWITGA, translated from the coding sequence GTGCACTCCGCACCCCTGACCAACAAGCTCAACGACCTCGAGCTGCCCGCCTGGTGGCGGCAGGCGGTGGTCTACCAGGTGTATCCGCGAAGCTTCGCGGATGCGAACGGCGACGGCATCGGCGACATCAAGGGCGTCACCTCGCGCGTGCCGTATCTGAAAGAGCTCGGCGTCGACGCGGTCTGGCTGAGCCCGTTCTACCCGTCGGCGCTGGCGGACGGCGGCTACGACGTCGCCGACTACCGCGACGTCGACCCGCGGCTGGGCACGCTCGACGACTTCGACGAGATGCTGGCGGCGCTGCACGCGGCGGGCATCAAGGTCGTCGTCGACATCGTCCCGAATCACACCTCCGACCAGCACGCATGGTTCCAGGAGGCTCTCGCGGCGGGGCGCGGCTCGGCCGCCCGGGCGCGGTACATCTTCCGCGACGGCACGGGCCCCGACGGGTCCGAGCCGCCCGCCGACTGGGTGTCGGTGTTCGGCGGATCGGCGTGGGAGCGCGTGGCCGACGGGCAGTGGTACTTCCACAACTTCGCCAAGGAGCAGCCCGACCTCGACTGGTCCAATCCCGAGGTGCGCGCCGACTTCGTCACCACGCTGCGCTTCTGGTCGGACCGCGGCGTCGACGGCTTCCGCATCGATGTCGCCCACATGCTCACGAAGGATTTCGTCGACCCGCTCCCGTCGCAGGCGGAGCTGGACGCCATGCCCCGTGACGGCAACCACCCGATGATCGACCGCGACGACGTGCACGAGGTGTACGCCGAGTGGCGCGAGGTGTTCGACTCGTACGACCCGCCGCGCACCGCCGTGGCCGAAGCGTGGGTCGAGCCGTCGCGCATCCCGCTGTACGCGCGCGCCGAGAGCCTGGGCCAGGCGTTCAACTTCGACCTGCTCGAGGCCGACTTCGATGCCGGGCAGTTCCGCCGCATCGTCGGCGACAACCTCGCCCTCGCCGAGAAGTCGGGATCCTCGACGACCTGGGTGCTGTCGAACCACGACGTGGTGCGCCACGCGACCCGGTACGGCCTGCCCGACGCCGAGCGCGACGAGAAGGGCCGGCCGACGCGCAAGCACGGGAACGAGTGGCTGCTCTCCGGCGGAACCACGCCGGCACTCGACAAGGAGCGGGGCCTGCGGCGCGCCCGAGCGGCATCGCTGTTCGTCCTCGGGCTGCCGGGGTCGGCGTACGTCTATCAGGGCGAGGAGCTGGGCCTGCACGAGGTCGCGTCGATCCCCGACTCCGCGCGCCAGGACCCGACCTTCTTCCGCAGCCCCGGCGAGGACATCGGACGGGACGGATGCCGCGTCCCGCTGCCATGGTCGGCAGCAGGCTCCTCGTTCGGCTTCGGCGACGGCGGGGCGCACCTGCCGCAGCCCGATTGGTTCGGCGAGCTCGCCGTGTCGGTGCAGGACGGCGACCCGACCTCGACGCTGGCGCTCTACCGCCAGGCGCTCGCTCTGCGCCGCCTGGTGCAGACCGACGAGTCCCTGGAGTGGATCGACACCGGCCGCGACGACGTGCTGGCGTTCCGCAGGCCGAACGGCTGGACCGTCGTGACGAACTTCGGGGAGGCGCCGTACGCCCTCGATGGACGGGGCGCCAGGTCGCTGTCGAGCCAGCACTTCGAGGGCGACCAGCTGCCGGGTGAGACGACCGTCTGGATCACCGGGGCCTGA
- a CDS encoding NADP-dependent oxidoreductase, which yields MRAPTEAFTYRYTHYGDADVLKRHLHPLPTPGPGEVLVEVISTAINHMDAFLRNGKEDTWRDDPWPRASGCDLAGIVRAVGPGVTRFRVGADVVGHTRTGAHASHVVLPEAQLVPKPRGLEWEVAGGLFLAGATALETLDDLRIGASDTVVISAAAGGVGSIEAQIAKHRGARVIGTCGARNFDYLRQLGIIPVSYDDGMAERIRRAAGRPVTAYIDNYGKDGRQVAEALGVPAERYRSSADRREVELRLLRDDPESVAQATSVLQKVVDLAGAGAFRLLVSGLYPIDDIVDAFEDLAKLHARGKIVLATRPVTRVRTLRAREVFERMP from the coding sequence ATGAGAGCACCGACGGAGGCCTTCACCTACCGCTACACCCACTACGGCGACGCAGACGTGCTCAAGCGCCATCTGCACCCGCTGCCGACGCCCGGGCCGGGCGAAGTGCTGGTCGAGGTGATCTCGACGGCGATCAACCACATGGACGCCTTCCTGCGCAACGGCAAGGAGGACACCTGGCGCGATGACCCCTGGCCGCGCGCGTCCGGGTGCGATCTCGCCGGGATCGTCCGCGCGGTCGGTCCGGGAGTGACCCGATTCCGCGTCGGGGCCGACGTCGTCGGGCACACCCGGACCGGTGCGCACGCGAGCCACGTCGTCCTCCCCGAGGCCCAGCTGGTGCCCAAGCCCCGGGGCTTGGAGTGGGAGGTCGCCGGAGGGCTGTTCCTCGCCGGCGCCACGGCGCTCGAGACGCTCGACGACCTGCGGATCGGCGCGTCCGACACGGTGGTGATCTCGGCGGCCGCGGGCGGCGTCGGCAGCATCGAGGCGCAGATCGCCAAGCACCGCGGCGCTCGCGTCATCGGCACCTGCGGCGCCCGCAACTTCGACTACCTGCGACAGCTCGGCATCATCCCCGTGAGCTATGACGACGGCATGGCCGAGCGCATCCGGCGGGCCGCGGGGCGGCCGGTCACGGCGTACATCGACAACTACGGCAAGGATGGCCGACAGGTGGCCGAGGCGCTCGGCGTTCCCGCCGAGCGCTACCGCTCCAGCGCAGACCGGCGCGAGGTGGAGCTGCGGCTGCTCCGCGACGACCCGGAATCCGTCGCCCAGGCGACGAGCGTGCTGCAGAAGGTCGTCGACCTCGCCGGCGCGGGCGCGTTCCGGCTGCTCGTGTCGGGGCTGTATCCCATCGACGACATCGTGGACGCGTTCGAGGACCTCGCCAAGCTGCACGCCCGGGGGAAGATCGTCCTGGCCACCCGTCCCGTCACCCGGGTGCGAACCCTGCGCGCGCGCGAGGTGTTCGAGCGGATGCCCTGA
- a CDS encoding amylosucrase: MSTLADEAADVAGILDDLAGAGAEAEFLDRVRRHLPRLHGLFGRLYGDRPDALDRLRSVVALAAESWHARPEPLKELDRERERRPDWFQSQRMLGGVCYVDRYGGGLAGIRERIPYFRELGLTYLHLMPLFESPEGNSDGGYAVSSYRRVNPRLGSMAELADLAAELREAGISLVVDFIFNHTSNEHEWARKAVAGVAGYEDFYLIFPDRTLPDAYERTTREIFPDDHPGSFVQLPDGRWIWATFYSFQWDLNYANPAVFQAMAGEMLFLANQGVEVLRMDAVAFIWKRFGTACESLPEAHLLLQAFNAVLRMAAPSLLFKSEAIVHPDEVAEYISPDECQLSYNPLQMALTWEALATRDGRMLQQALERRHALPDGTAWVNYVRSHDDIGWTFADEDAAEFGIDGYPHRRFLNDFYVGRAPGSFARGVPFQENPRTGDARVTGTTASLAGIEAGDDGGEDRVVLAHALALSTGGIPLLYLGDEVAQLNDYSYEDDPAQAGDSRWVHRPHRPEREYARRNDPRTAAGRVFARLTTLISARRDAPELAGNELRPFDAHDDHVVGFLRPGPDSAILVLANVGDHPVEVDALTLSGLDPDARDLIGGRAVSLRDGLVLAAHEVVWHRVVIR; this comes from the coding sequence GTGTCCACCCTCGCTGACGAAGCCGCCGATGTCGCCGGAATCCTCGACGATCTGGCGGGTGCCGGTGCCGAGGCGGAGTTCCTCGACCGTGTCCGCCGGCACCTGCCCCGCCTCCACGGACTGTTCGGGCGCCTCTACGGCGACCGCCCGGACGCGCTCGACCGGCTCCGGTCGGTGGTGGCGCTCGCCGCGGAGTCGTGGCATGCCCGGCCCGAGCCGCTCAAGGAGCTGGATCGGGAGCGGGAGCGGCGTCCGGACTGGTTCCAGTCGCAGCGCATGCTCGGCGGCGTCTGCTACGTCGACCGGTACGGCGGCGGCCTCGCCGGCATCCGCGAGCGCATCCCGTACTTCCGCGAGCTGGGGCTGACGTATCTGCACCTGATGCCGCTCTTCGAGAGTCCGGAGGGCAACAGCGACGGCGGCTACGCCGTCTCCAGCTACCGACGGGTGAACCCCAGGCTCGGTTCGATGGCGGAGCTCGCCGACCTCGCCGCGGAGCTGCGCGAGGCGGGGATCTCGCTCGTCGTCGACTTCATCTTCAACCACACGAGCAACGAGCACGAATGGGCCCGCAAGGCCGTCGCCGGCGTAGCCGGCTACGAGGATTTCTACCTGATCTTCCCCGACCGCACCCTGCCCGACGCGTACGAGCGGACCACGCGCGAGATCTTCCCCGACGACCATCCCGGCTCGTTCGTGCAGCTGCCGGACGGCCGGTGGATCTGGGCGACCTTCTACTCCTTCCAGTGGGATCTCAACTACGCCAACCCCGCCGTCTTCCAGGCGATGGCCGGCGAGATGCTCTTCCTCGCCAACCAGGGCGTCGAGGTGCTGCGGATGGACGCGGTGGCCTTCATCTGGAAGCGGTTCGGCACGGCGTGCGAGTCCCTGCCGGAGGCCCACCTGCTGCTGCAGGCCTTCAACGCGGTGCTGCGCATGGCCGCCCCGAGCCTGCTGTTCAAGTCCGAGGCGATCGTGCACCCCGACGAGGTGGCCGAGTACATCTCACCCGACGAGTGTCAGCTGTCGTACAACCCGCTTCAGATGGCGCTCACTTGGGAGGCCCTGGCGACGCGCGACGGGCGGATGCTGCAGCAAGCGCTCGAGCGCCGGCACGCGCTGCCCGACGGCACGGCGTGGGTGAACTACGTGCGCAGCCACGACGACATCGGCTGGACGTTCGCCGACGAGGACGCCGCGGAGTTCGGCATCGACGGCTACCCGCACCGCAGGTTCCTCAACGACTTCTACGTCGGGCGGGCTCCCGGATCGTTCGCGAGGGGGGTGCCGTTCCAGGAGAACCCGCGCACCGGCGATGCCCGGGTGACCGGCACGACGGCGTCGCTGGCGGGTATCGAGGCCGGTGACGACGGCGGCGAGGATCGCGTGGTCCTCGCGCACGCGCTCGCCCTCTCGACCGGAGGCATCCCCCTCCTCTACCTCGGCGACGAGGTGGCGCAGCTCAACGACTACTCGTACGAGGACGACCCCGCTCAAGCCGGAGACAGCCGATGGGTGCACCGGCCGCACCGGCCCGAGCGCGAGTACGCCCGAAGGAACGATCCCCGCACCGCCGCGGGCCGCGTCTTCGCGCGCCTGACGACGCTGATCTCAGCCCGTCGCGACGCCCCCGAACTCGCCGGGAACGAGCTCCGGCCGTTCGACGCACACGACGACCATGTCGTCGGATTCCTCCGCCCCGGCCCGGACTCCGCGATCCTCGTGCTCGCCAACGTCGGCGATCATCCGGTGGAAGTCGATGCGCTGACGCTCTCCGGCCTCGACCCGGACGCGCGCGACCTCATCGGCGGCCGTGCCGTCTCGCTGCGTGACGGCCTGGTGCTCGCCGCCCATGAGGTGGTGTGGCATCGCGTCGTGATCCGGTGA
- a CDS encoding pyridoxamine 5'-phosphate oxidase family protein, giving the protein MQDTNDAVVTLSEERCWNLLARRELGRLALDADGEPDIFPVNYVTDGSRILFRTAPGSKLATLATSPRVAFEVDEYDDTFAASVIVKGVAERLERQRDIDAADALPLRPWIPTLKYRWVRITPTQISGRWFQRTAEPDRYRASADDHTT; this is encoded by the coding sequence ATGCAGGATACGAACGATGCGGTCGTGACACTCAGCGAGGAGCGCTGCTGGAACCTCCTTGCCCGACGCGAACTCGGCCGCCTCGCGCTGGACGCCGACGGCGAGCCCGACATCTTTCCGGTGAACTATGTGACCGACGGATCGCGCATCCTGTTCCGCACCGCGCCGGGTTCGAAGCTCGCCACGCTGGCCACGAGCCCGCGCGTGGCGTTCGAGGTCGACGAGTACGACGACACCTTCGCGGCGAGCGTCATCGTCAAGGGGGTGGCCGAGCGCCTGGAGCGCCAGCGTGACATCGACGCGGCGGACGCGCTGCCGCTGCGGCCGTGGATCCCGACGCTCAAGTACCGCTGGGTGCGCATCACGCCGACGCAGATCAGCGGCCGATGGTTTCAGAGGACTGCTGAGCCGGACCGCTATCGGGCGTCGGCGGACGACCACACGACGTGA
- the dinB gene encoding DNA polymerase IV has product MRGEATVLHADLDAFYASVEQRDAPALRGRPVIVGGGVVLAASYEAKARGVRTAMGGRQARDLCPDAIVVPPRMEAYSAASKAVFAIFRDTTPLVEGLSIDEAFLEVGGLRRLAGTPEQIGVRLRERVRAEVGLAISVGVARTKFLAKVASAVSKPDGLLVVEPEREQAFLLPLPVERLWGVGAATAAKLHGLGIHTVGELAELQASTAERLLGRAAGAHLHALARLRDPRPVDTTKRRGSIGSQRALGTRPRSADELDVILTQIVDRLARRLRDGDRVCRTVVLRLRYGDFGRATRSHTVRSPTDRTTVLLAVARALLAAAQPEIDRRGITLIGVSLSQLGGADSIPPELPLDWDDGARLDVALDAVRTRFGAAAVSRAAQLGRDPGWSTPLLPEHE; this is encoded by the coding sequence ATGCGGGGCGAGGCGACCGTGCTGCACGCGGACCTCGACGCCTTCTACGCCTCGGTCGAGCAGCGGGACGCGCCGGCGCTGCGCGGGCGGCCGGTGATCGTCGGCGGCGGGGTCGTGCTCGCCGCCAGCTACGAGGCGAAGGCCCGCGGGGTGCGCACCGCGATGGGAGGCCGCCAGGCGCGTGACCTCTGCCCGGACGCGATCGTCGTACCGCCCCGCATGGAGGCGTACTCGGCCGCGAGCAAGGCGGTCTTCGCCATCTTCCGCGACACGACGCCGCTGGTGGAGGGACTGTCGATCGACGAGGCGTTCCTCGAGGTGGGCGGGCTGCGCCGGCTGGCCGGCACTCCGGAGCAGATCGGGGTGCGCCTGCGTGAGCGGGTGCGCGCCGAGGTGGGGCTCGCGATCTCGGTCGGGGTCGCCCGCACGAAGTTCCTCGCCAAGGTGGCGAGCGCGGTGAGCAAGCCCGACGGGCTGCTGGTCGTCGAGCCCGAGCGGGAGCAGGCGTTCCTCCTCCCCCTCCCCGTCGAACGGCTGTGGGGCGTGGGGGCAGCGACCGCCGCGAAGCTGCACGGCCTGGGGATCCACACCGTCGGCGAGCTCGCCGAGCTCCAGGCGTCGACCGCCGAGCGGCTCCTCGGCCGGGCCGCCGGAGCCCACCTTCACGCGCTGGCGCGGCTGCGCGATCCCCGACCCGTCGACACCACGAAGCGCCGCGGATCGATCGGCTCGCAGCGGGCGCTCGGCACCCGTCCCCGTTCCGCCGACGAGCTCGACGTGATCCTCACCCAGATCGTCGACCGGCTCGCGCGCCGGCTGCGCGACGGCGACCGGGTGTGCCGCACCGTCGTGCTGCGACTCCGGTACGGCGACTTCGGGAGGGCCACCCGCTCCCACACCGTCCGATCCCCCACCGACCGCACGACCGTGCTCCTCGCGGTGGCGCGCGCGCTGCTGGCCGCTGCGCAACCCGAGATCGACCGGCGCGGCATCACGCTGATCGGCGTCTCGCTGTCGCAGCTCGGCGGGGCCGACAGCATCCCACCCGAACTTCCCCTCGACTGGGACGACGGCGCCCGTCTCGATGTCGCACTGGACGCGGTGCGCACGCGGTTCGGCGCGGCCGCCGTCTCGCGCGCCGCGCAGCTGGGCCGCGATCCGGGCTGGTCGACGCCGCTGCTGCCCGAGCACGAGTGA
- a CDS encoding flavodoxin family protein, producing the protein MMHAVVVFETLWGNTEQLAREVAAGLGLESTDVVDAVSAPAMLEDDVDLLVVGGPTHAFSMSTDKTREAAQQQGAENIPRRGIREWIASLASPGRDIRVATFDTRVTSPRLPGSAAKKAMKRLVALGFRPAAKPHTFGVHGYSGPVADGELERARRWGEELAATR; encoded by the coding sequence ATGATGCATGCAGTAGTGGTGTTCGAGACGCTGTGGGGCAACACCGAGCAGCTCGCCCGAGAGGTGGCCGCCGGTCTCGGCCTCGAGTCCACCGACGTCGTAGACGCCGTGTCGGCGCCGGCGATGCTCGAGGACGACGTCGATCTGCTGGTCGTCGGCGGGCCGACACACGCCTTCTCGATGTCGACGGACAAGACGCGCGAGGCCGCGCAGCAGCAGGGCGCGGAGAACATCCCGCGCCGAGGCATCCGGGAGTGGATCGCTTCCCTGGCGTCGCCCGGCCGCGACATCAGGGTCGCGACGTTCGACACCCGCGTGACCAGCCCCCGCCTGCCGGGGTCGGCGGCGAAGAAGGCCATGAAGCGCCTCGTCGCGCTCGGCTTCCGCCCGGCCGCGAAGCCGCACACGTTCGGGGTGCACGGCTACTCCGGCCCGGTCGCCGACGGCGAGCTGGAGCGGGCGCGCCGCTGGGGTGAGGAGCTCGCGGCCACGAGGTGA